Below is a genomic region from Leucoraja erinacea ecotype New England chromosome 23, Leri_hhj_1, whole genome shotgun sequence.
CACTGTGGCGTATGCTGATTGAATGTAAATAACTAATTAAACTACCATATCTGGCACCGCCTGCACGTTCAACGAGTTAGATATTGGTCGCAAAGTACAAGTTGAAGAGTTGACAGGCTGGAGGTAtcggtctgaagggtcccaacctgaaacatcatcacctatccacattctccaggggatgctgcctgagatactccaggattttgtgcctcTCCAGACTAATTGCTGGCTTAAGTGTCGAATCCCTGGCTGGAACTGAGCTAGTGTGTGACGGGGCGGGATGAATCGGCCACGTTTCCCCATTATCTTGTGGTGCCAAATGTTCTTTCTAAAGCTAAAATCCCTGATCTTCCACCAGTTGCATATATGAGATCTTTAGAGTGTAGCATAGGACACACAGTGCAATGGCCAGAGTTGACCTCCACTACTATAGCTTGAGCTAATGCTGAATATTTGCACTTTGATCAGTCTGGTCAGCACTATGGTGCACGTGCCTTATATATCTGGCTCGTTATTGAGCAATGCCAAAAAGCAAGTGGTGAAAGACTGCTTCCTTCTGGTTTTGTGAGTGCTCCTCTCCTTTAGGTTTGCAGTCTGAAGCTTCTGCTCCTTTCTTAGACCCAAGCTTTCACCTCTGAAGCCTTTCCAGAAACCCACTTGCTGTCGGCTTGGGCGGcatagcagtggagttgctgttccaccgcgccagagacccgtgttagaTCCTGACAACGGGCGTCGACCTTACAAAGTCTACGTTTTCCCCGTcacccgcgtgagttttctccgatggttccggtttcctccaacactccaaagacgtacaggtctgtacgttaattggctttggtaaagattgtaaattgtccccagtgtgtataggatagtgctaatgtacaggatcgctagtcggcatggattcgagtgcgctgtatccctaaactattcAGGCCAACTTCCTATGATAGAAAAGTACAAGTGCATGGCTACAGTTCAACTCAACTCTGCACAATGACAGTACGCGGGGTTGGTGCTTTAAGGATAGGGGAAAATAAAACTATACAGGTACTTTTAATTCACTGTATTGCATTTTACTTTCACTTCACGTTATGATTGAGCAATGCATTTTAATGCCCTTGGTTAGTTGCTGAGTTAATGTGGACAAAGGGTGTTGGttgttagtttaaaaaaaaatctatatcaaAATCACATGGGCTGTATTCAAACGAAACATTTCTTCCACATTAATGTTTGAACCAAAGATTAAAATTTTGAAAATGTTTGATAAGCTGGCATGGATCTTTTTACAACAGCATTGTGTACTGATGCCTGTTCATTGTGAAGTTGTATTTGAGTTTGCGTGGCAATATATATTATTCTATCAAAAGCACACAAAACAATTGGCCACTGATCAACGAGTCAAAACTGCTGCACTAATAAACACATTTTTTTGAAAGTGGTGGCAGGTGTTACTGACTTTATATTTTAGAAGCCGAGTGCAATAATTGAATTACAAAAACGTAGCAACCTTTTGGCTCAATCTCTTGCCGATTACAGCGAAGACCGATCAGGTTTAGCTGTATGAACAAGTGTGCTTCCTCTGATGAAAGCCTCTACATACTTCCTGGACTCCCCATTATAGGCCTAGTCATACAGCATATTCAGACCCGCACGTCTGATGCATACAGACCAGGAATAGCGAGCCAGCAAGGAAGTATTCTAAATGAGCTGGTGTTAAACTGCAGTTGCCTTAACACATTCACTTGCATTGAACTGCGCCTTCAAATCAagggcttttagtttagtttagagatgcaacatggaacaggcccttcggcccactgagtctgtgccgagcagcaacccccacacaccaacaataggaccaatttacatttttaccaaggtcaattaacctacaaacctgcacgtctttggcatgcaagaggaaaccggagctcccagagaaaacccatgcggtcacagggagagcgtgcaaaccctgtacagacaagcatccatagtcgggttcgaacccgggtctttgacgctgtaagcagcagctctacccctgcgccaccgtgccgcacaaaacTACAGGCAACCATTGAGCTACACGTCTCTATAACTTCAGTTTCACTTTGGTTCCTCATCTTGTGGAATGAGATTGAAGGCATGATCATTAACTTATATAAACTAGGGCATTGCCTAGTATAAtaacaggacagcacagtggcgttgcggttgagttgctgcttttcagcggcagagacctgggtatgatcctgacaacaggtgctgtctgtacggaatttgtatgctgTTCCCCCggttgctttggtttcctcccacactccaaagacgtacaggtttgtaacttaattTGCCTTGGATAAAAATTCTAAGTTGTGCCTAATGTTAGCGTACaggctcggtaggccgaagggcccatttccatgcggtatcactaaactaaaaataactaTTTCTAAGTGATTATTTGCATGTTATCTAGTCAGAAACTGTACAGGAGCACGATGATGCTGATGCACACGtacaaaacaaataacagtacagAATATACTATTATAGCATTGTAGCATTAATTGGATTGGGAAAAATATCAAATGAGTCACTTGTCAACAGGCTATTTATCCTCTGTACACATGTGGCTGAAGTATTGATCAATTATAAGCCACTTCAGATGCTGGTAATGATGGATTTAGCTGGGGATGGTGATGAGACATCTTGTTAAGATGCAACATACGACCCAGGAGGAATTAAAAATGGAATGGGAATTAATTTTAATTAACTCAGAACATTTTCACATGTTCCTGCCTACCGACACCTCTGGCATCCAGTTGATTCTGAAGTCACACTCATGTCAAATTAGGATTATACATTCACGACCTTTGAAGCCATTGCTTTCAATATTTTCAGCTTTAATATAAAATCTCAAACTGTGTGTAGCATGAGTGTCTCCAGTTAGAAAATAGTTTTCTTCCTCCTCTCAGCCCTATTCTGCGGCATCATTAATGGTCTCGAGTGTTGATAATTGCCGACCATAAATTAAAACAATCACACTAACAATGGAACCTCAAATGCATTTTTGACTGGAAGATTGATTAATGACTTTATGGCACCGATATTTGTTGCAAACCCCCCATGTGACCATTTTGAAAAAGAAGTCTGCATAATAATTAACGCGATTCTTAATCCACATTTTTTCCCTCATTAATAAGCTGACAATTAGTTCTTGTTGCACAACTACTTTGCGAACAGGGTGATTTTCAGAGTCTCTACTCACTGCTTGCTTAAGCTGCATTGGCAACAGAGAGCTTTGGACCCAGTCCGTCGCCAGTACGTAGAAGCTGAAGCAATTAACAAACCAAGAAATTAAAGCAGCCTCCACCACCGTCCAGACTTCAGAAGGTAAAAGGGCAAGCTATAGCAAATGTGGCACCCGAGGCAGACTTCAGGAACAGTGGCTGGCCATCGCGGAAGAAGGCTGCAAATTTTCAAAGAGTTTCCTTGTCAATTTGCCCTTGTCCCCAAGGGGGGAACAATTTGAAGGCAAGATGTGTCCGTTCTTTACTGGCCGTGAAGAGACCTCATTTTCTTTGTCATCCTTCTGGGCGGGCAAGTTACCTTCTGCAAAATAACAGCGCCTGCATGTGGCCCGATACATGTCCATGCCTCCAATCACCTCGACCTGGAGGAACAATGAGAGGAGTTAACGTTGAGAGCGTTTCATTGTCATACGTACCAACAATGGTACCCACCAATAATGGACGTGTGATGAGCCACTGGTttgacggtactgggcctgtactcgctggagtttagaaggatgaaggttgccctcattgaaacttaccgaatagtgaagggcatggataaagtggatacggagaggatgtttccactagtgggagagtctaggaccagagggcacagtctcagaataaaaggacgtatctttcaaaaggagatgaggaggaatttctttcgtcagagggtggcgaatctgtggaattcattgccagatggctgtggaggccgtcatttggtatttttaaggtggagattgacagatagttgattagtgtgggtgtcaagggttatgtggagaaggcaggagaatggggttgagagggaaagatagatcgcctATGATTGAATGAAAGAGTAAACCTTCAATGGGGGtccgccctcatccttctaaactccagcgagcacaggcctgGTGCCGCCAAACGCcaatcatacgttaacccaaccCCTTACTGGGATCATTTACATAAAACTCCTCTGGAcctcctccaatgccagcacatcattcctcacatattgggcccaaaactgctctcaATGTTATTAAGTTTCACTTGTTACTAAGCCGAGATCTCAACCTAGTTGCCCCTTAGTCAAGGCAGCAGTGGGTGAACTCCAGGCAAGGAGGAGCATTCATGCTTTTCACAATGCTATGAAATAGCAGTAACTCCACCAGCTCTCCGACACCTCACCACGACAGACGTGGATGCTGATCGGTTCCACAACCCCTCGGCATTGGTCCCTTCCTTGCCCCGATTCACAACACGTTGCTGAGCTCACGGTTGACAAGCGGTCCATTGACACCATGATGAGTGGATCTCAACAGCCGAGATTTCCGCAAGGGAAGAACTCAAAGCCATGAACTCGGACAGAGCAGGAACAGTGACAAACCTCCTTTTCGACTCCCAGCCTCTTGGTGTAGGCAGCCTCTCGGTAACAAATCATGCAAACAGCGCTCAGCTTCACCACGCTCTCTGCCAGTGGTACCAGGTTCAAAATGTTGCCAAAAGcctagagagaaacagaattgctTAAAAAAACCTACCACATACTGAAAACAATGTCTCgatcaggggttggcaaccttgttctgcataggggccaggacccatgcctgtgagtggatggcaggccacatcgatcaccatagtgtgacacttggtgttgtttttgcattagttttcacgtgtttttcaatgaggtccctcgcgtgccctgggactggctgcagttcccagatcgccTTGccagccccgggactggctgtagcgcccaggtcacctgcgcaccccgggactagctgcagtcccCAGATCAGCTCATGTCCCCAGGactggctacagttcccaggtcgcgaaaacgaattggggggaaaaaaaataaataaataaaatattcctgcgggccggatgatttcgggttagggGCTGGCCCCGGTCCGTGGGCCCTAGGTTGCCGACTCATGGTCTAGATCTTGGCACTCTCACGTACAACATTCACTGGGCCCATCCCACAACAAGAGCCATCTAATACCGCCATCTAACCTAATCTGTATCTATTACCCTAATCAAAgaacagtctcaccccagtcactccctctcccatcaggcaagaggtacacaaatgtgaaaacacacacctccagattcagggacagtttcttcccagataacACCAGGCAACTGAAAGGTCTCCCTCATCATCTGGAATGTGATCCTGGCCTCCTATCTACCTTTGAACCATCTAtaattggacttcaatgttatatcttgcactaaatgttgtaccctttatgcgtgcactgtggacggcttgattgtattcagtttttgcttgctatccagtccaagaaaacaagcccttttcactgtacctcgttacatatgacaataataaactaaactgatatccatccacagatgctgcccgacctgccaaGTTCCTCCATCAGTTTGCCCAATTTCGCTCCATGGTCCCTTGCGCCTCCAAGAATTCGTTACTTATACTTATCTCCGAGGATAATTCATGAAAACTATCACTATCCTGCCCAAGGCAACATCACATCAAGTGCAGCGTGGCTGGTGTTAAAGCCAGGGCTATTGCACTGAAGGGGCAGCTGAGTTTGCACAACATGACCCCCAGTGGGATTTCCAACCCAAAGTTCACTTGCCCTTTCTCTCGGTCTCCACTTACTTTCCGCTGGAAGGTTCCATCCAGAGCCGCTACAATCACCGTCTTCCCGTTGTTGGCCATTTCCTCGCAGAATTCAACACAATCTGGAAACTTGAGAAAGGAAGTTATTTAAGCATATagcca
It encodes:
- the tk1 gene encoding thymidine kinase, cytosolic, which encodes MSCLSPPDGLLSSSPNKVKGQIQIIFGPMFSGKSTELMRRVRRFRVARYQCLLIKYAKDNRYGNEGLATHDRFTMQAVPATKLSEVHHEALKSAVIGIDEGQFFPDCVEFCEEMANNGKTVIVAALDGTFQRKAFGNILNLVPLAESVVKLSAVCMICYREAAYTKRLGVEKEVEVIGGMDMYRATCRRCYFAEGNLPAQKDDKENEVSSRPVKNGHILPSNCSPLGDKGKLTRKLFENLQPSSAMASHCS